A stretch of Candidatus Poribacteria bacterium DNA encodes these proteins:
- the recQ gene encoding DNA helicase RecQ — translation MRVLIVAKTRMGGGACIGGITETGKSVRLIPFNADPHDGANREYNVGEIWEITAKPETSLIPPHNENIVVYEKQLLHLAKDPKDLVSAIELLMPPKIGHPRELYDGLLQNTESGRLHIAKQSSIPTHSTTFWRPDMSLTLDIEKQKPRYRYPTENGGCTFTFGGFQEPLEIIPENTLLRVSLAHWWRPEDKPEVEERCYAQISGWFLEEEIQEEQKPFREEKLPPSQTLTQSPLEILQNVFGHEEFRPFQEEIIKHILKGQDALIVLPTGGGKSLCYQLPSLIFDGLTVVVSPLKSLMQDQVMQLEQRGIRASFLNSDLSLVEQEATMHRVLRGEVKLLYLAPETLVKPGTLLKLDRSNVSCLAIDEAHCISQWGHDFRLDYRELDSVRERFQNAVCLAMTATATPRVQEDIKQSLKFPKGSEFVDSFDRKNLFIAVEPKVELLTQTLSFLNKNSEGSGIIYCQRRKQVESLYQDLIEHGISALPYHAGLDIETRKQNQAAFMNGDVRVIVATIAFGMGIDKADVRFVLHAWLPKNPESYYQEIGRAGRDGLRSECLLLFDYEDADIINDFITQGAPSEQEGRFKRLQALVSWATTTECRRKVLLAYFEEEYKEPNCEMCDNCRKTDEKRVDLTEPAQKFLSGVYRTNQIFGEVYIIDVLRGSKQRKVLDNEHDQIKTYGKGKEYNKEQWRYLAHQFLQDQLLDRDKRYGSLRLTEKGWAVLKSREKYWGFPVNMVNTIIEVGTDTYNESNTYAPELFEQLRTKRKGIADQERLPAYCIFHNKTLQAMANQLPQSVEEFRKIYGIGSVKTQKYADDFLPIIRAYCEEHRIDPAKRETKTLNTNDVTSEVVNKYDQELFELLHNKCKVLARAEGGGIFTNRTLKAMAVHLPQTKKEFRQIHGVGFVKTKKYADIFLEIIRDYCEKHRSEFSRNTTEAPNEYSPELFELLQAERDKIFETEGDRVYEAFHDKALQTMATYFPRSEESFSQISSVGPERFKKYSDIFFPIIRDYCKEHGIDSIKKKPKILNTYEATSQRQSEYSQELFELLQDKCKTLEKAEQEGIFTDRMLREMATSFPRTREAFVQIRGVSLRKMEKYADVFLPIIRAYCEENGIIDEF, via the coding sequence GTGAGAGTACTGATTGTTGCGAAAACCCGAATGGGAGGCGGGGCATGCATCGGTGGTATTACAGAGACAGGGAAAAGTGTTCGATTGATTCCATTTAACGCTGATCCGCATGATGGTGCGAACCGAGAGTATAACGTCGGTGAAATCTGGGAGATAACGGCTAAACCCGAAACTTCACTAATCCCACCGCATAATGAAAACATCGTCGTTTACGAAAAGCAGCTGCTTCATCTGGCGAAAGATCCGAAAGATTTGGTGAGTGCTATTGAACTCTTGATGCCTCCGAAAATTGGACACCCGCGTGAACTCTATGACGGTTTATTGCAGAATACCGAGAGCGGTAGGCTTCACATTGCTAAGCAAAGCAGCATTCCAACCCACAGCACTACATTTTGGCGACCAGATATGTCGCTTACCCTTGATATAGAGAAACAGAAGCCCCGGTATCGTTATCCTACAGAAAATGGCGGCTGTACATTTACTTTCGGTGGTTTCCAAGAACCGCTTGAGATAATTCCTGAAAATACGCTTTTGCGCGTATCACTTGCACATTGGTGGCGACCAGAAGATAAACCAGAAGTAGAAGAGCGTTGCTACGCGCAAATTTCCGGCTGGTTTCTTGAAGAAGAAATACAGGAAGAACAGAAACCTTTTCGTGAGGAGAAACTGCCCCCATCCCAGACGCTAACACAAAGCCCCTTAGAAATTCTTCAAAACGTCTTTGGACATGAAGAGTTCCGCCCGTTTCAGGAGGAAATTATTAAGCACATCCTCAAGGGACAGGATGCCCTAATTGTCTTACCAACAGGCGGTGGAAAGTCGCTCTGTTACCAATTGCCTTCACTCATCTTTGATGGTTTGACCGTCGTCGTTTCTCCTTTAAAGTCCCTGATGCAGGATCAAGTAATGCAGCTGGAACAGAGAGGGATTCGTGCCTCCTTTCTCAACAGCGACCTCAGCCTCGTAGAACAAGAAGCCACTATGCATCGTGTTCTACGAGGTGAAGTGAAACTGCTTTACCTGGCCCCTGAAACGTTGGTGAAGCCTGGAACGCTGTTGAAACTCGATAGATCAAATGTATCATGTCTTGCGATAGACGAAGCACACTGTATTTCACAATGGGGACACGATTTTCGTCTGGATTATCGAGAGTTAGATTCTGTTCGCGAACGATTCCAAAATGCCGTCTGCCTCGCGATGACTGCTACTGCGACTCCAAGGGTTCAAGAGGATATAAAACAATCGCTCAAATTTCCTAAAGGCAGTGAATTTGTTGATAGTTTTGACCGGAAAAACCTATTTATCGCTGTTGAACCGAAGGTCGAACTACTCACGCAGACACTCTCGTTTCTCAACAAAAATTCTGAAGGATCCGGTATTATCTACTGCCAAAGAAGAAAACAAGTTGAATCACTATATCAGGATTTAATAGAACATGGAATTTCGGCACTACCCTATCATGCAGGTCTGGACATCGAAACTCGCAAACAAAACCAAGCAGCTTTCATGAACGGCGATGTGCGAGTTATAGTTGCCACAATTGCCTTCGGTATGGGAATAGATAAAGCGGACGTGAGGTTTGTTCTACATGCTTGGCTGCCAAAGAATCCTGAATCCTACTATCAGGAAATTGGGCGCGCTGGACGCGATGGACTCCGGTCTGAGTGCCTCCTGCTCTTTGATTATGAAGATGCAGATATTATCAATGATTTCATTACTCAAGGAGCACCATCTGAACAGGAGGGGCGATTCAAACGTTTACAAGCACTTGTGTCGTGGGCAACTACAACCGAGTGCCGCCGGAAAGTGTTGTTAGCCTATTTTGAGGAAGAATACAAGGAGCCAAATTGTGAAATGTGTGACAATTGCCGCAAAACTGATGAAAAACGGGTTGATTTGACAGAACCAGCACAAAAATTTCTCTCTGGAGTTTACCGGACAAATCAGATTTTTGGGGAAGTATATATTATTGACGTGTTACGGGGTTCAAAGCAAAGGAAGGTTCTTGATAACGAACATGATCAAATCAAAACCTATGGTAAAGGAAAAGAATATAACAAGGAGCAGTGGCGATATTTAGCCCACCAATTTCTCCAAGACCAGTTATTGGATCGAGATAAGCGGTATGGCAGTCTTCGCCTAACAGAGAAGGGATGGGCGGTATTAAAAAGCAGAGAGAAGTATTGGGGGTTTCCCGTGAATATGGTAAATACCATCATTGAGGTAGGAACGGATACCTATAATGAATCAAATACTTACGCCCCAGAACTATTTGAACAACTTCGTACCAAGCGTAAAGGTATAGCAGATCAGGAGCGGTTACCGGCATATTGTATTTTTCACAACAAAACTTTGCAAGCGATGGCGAATCAATTACCACAATCGGTGGAAGAATTTAGGAAAATTTATGGTATTGGTTCTGTGAAAACCCAAAAATATGCAGATGATTTTTTGCCTATCATCAGGGCATATTGTGAGGAACATAGAATAGATCCAGCAAAGAGGGAAACTAAAACGCTGAATACTAATGATGTAACATCCGAGGTAGTCAATAAATATGATCAGGAACTTTTTGAATTACTACACAACAAGTGCAAAGTACTGGCACGAGCAGAAGGAGGCGGAATTTTCACTAATAGGACATTGAAGGCAATGGCAGTCCACCTCCCACAAACGAAAAAAGAATTCAGGCAAATTCATGGAGTTGGCTTTGTAAAAACTAAAAAATATGCTGATATTTTCTTGGAAATTATTCGTGATTACTGTGAGAAACACAGATCGGAATTCAGTAGAAACACAACTGAAGCACCAAATGAGTATTCTCCAGAGCTCTTTGAATTACTACAAGCTGAACGAGATAAAATTTTTGAGACCGAGGGAGACCGAGTTTACGAGGCTTTTCACGATAAAGCACTACAAACGATGGCGACTTATTTTCCCAGATCCGAGGAATCGTTCAGCCAGATATCTAGCGTAGGACCAGAAAGATTTAAAAAATATTCCGATATTTTCTTTCCTATTATTCGCGACTATTGCAAAGAACATGGAATTGACTCAATAAAGAAGAAACCTAAAATATTGAATACTTATGAGGCTACCTCCCAAAGACAAAGTGAATATTCCCAAGAACTTTTTGAATTACTTCAAGACAAGTGTAAAACATTAGAAAAGGCAGAGCAAGAAGGGATTTTCACTGATAGAATGTTAAGGGAAATGGCAACCTCTTTTCCGAGAACCAGAGAGGCGTTCGTACAGATTCGTGGGGTCAGTCTCAGGAAAATGGAAAAATACGCGGATGTATTTTTGCCGATTATTCGTGCGTATTGTGAAGAAAATGGAATCATAGATGAGTTTTGA
- a CDS encoding DUF488 domain-containing protein, with protein sequence MQIKIVTIGVYGFDENSFFEALRNAEVDTFCDIRSRRGVRGATYAFANSTRLQARLAELGIRYIYRKDLGPTKAVREKQAAADKATKTAKRKRTALGEAFIEAYHTECLTAFEPQNLLDELASDARVVALFCVETAPEACHRSLVADKLVKTLNVEVENILP encoded by the coding sequence ATGCAAATCAAAATTGTTACTATTGGCGTGTACGGATTTGATGAAAATAGCTTTTTTGAGGCTTTACGCAACGCCGAGGTTGATACATTCTGCGATATCCGTAGTCGCCGTGGTGTCCGCGGGGCAACTTATGCATTCGCCAATAGCACGCGGTTGCAAGCACGCCTTGCAGAACTCGGTATTCGATACATCTATCGTAAAGATCTCGGACCGACAAAAGCCGTCCGAGAAAAACAGGCGGCGGCAGATAAAGCGACGAAAACCGCGAAACGCAAACGCACTGCTCTGGGAGAAGCATTCATTGAAGCCTACCACACCGAATGTCTTACTGCGTTTGAACCCCAAAACCTTTTGGATGAACTGGCATCGGATGCCAGAGTTGTTGCTCTCTTTTGTGTGGAAACTGCCCCTGAGGCGTGTCATCGCTCATTGGTAGCGGATAAGTTGGTGAAAACACTCAATGTGGAGGTCGAAAATATTTTACCGTGA
- a CDS encoding DUF488 domain-containing protein encodes MEKPSTHIPIYTIGYGSRSMEELIELLHTHKIAYLIDVRSAPYSRYKPEFSKAPLANKMEQHGIRYVFMGDTLGGRPDDETCYVNGQVDYEKVKATASYQRGIERLRTAFSQQNSIVLMCSEGKPEECHRCKLIGATLTNENITVMHIDENGEPLTQAQVVERLTRGQLSMFGEETFHSRKKYS; translated from the coding sequence ATGGAAAAACCATCTACTCACATTCCAATTTATACAATCGGCTATGGCAGCCGTTCGATGGAGGAACTCATCGAACTGCTACACACGCATAAGATCGCTTATCTCATCGATGTCCGCTCGGCACCTTACTCTCGTTACAAACCGGAATTCTCGAAAGCACCCCTGGCGAATAAAATGGAACAGCACGGCATTCGCTACGTGTTTATGGGAGACACACTCGGGGGCAGACCGGACGATGAAACGTGCTACGTCAACGGTCAAGTCGATTACGAAAAGGTTAAAGCCACGGCATCCTATCAGCGCGGTATCGAACGCCTTCGGACTGCCTTCTCGCAGCAAAACTCTATTGTCCTGATGTGTAGTGAGGGGAAGCCGGAAGAGTGTCACCGTTGTAAACTCATTGGTGCAACCCTCACGAATGAGAATATCACTGTCATGCATATCGACGAAAATGGGGAACCCCTGACACAGGCGCAAGTTGTTGAGCGGCTGACAAGGGGGCAATTGTCGATGTTTGGTGAAGAGACGTTTCATTCTCGAAAAAAATACTCGTAA
- a CDS encoding type II toxin-antitoxin system RelE/ParE family toxin, translating into MPQELTTPRNVRWVGDSKERLQAFPEPVRKDIGHALYRVQIGEIPPSAKPMIGIESGVFEIVDNYGTDTYRAVYTLKIGRSLYVLHCFQKKSKRGIRTPKKEIDLIKRRLRRAKEMEKE; encoded by the coding sequence ATGCCTCAAGAACTAACGACACCCAGAAACGTTCGGTGGGTTGGTGATTCAAAAGAACGATTACAGGCTTTTCCAGAACCGGTGCGTAAGGATATTGGGCACGCCCTGTATCGTGTGCAGATTGGCGAAATCCCTCCGTCAGCGAAACCGATGATAGGTATAGAATCCGGAGTGTTTGAAATTGTTGATAACTATGGTACAGACACTTACCGAGCGGTTTACACTCTCAAAATTGGTCGAAGCCTGTATGTCCTGCATTGTTTTCAAAAGAAATCAAAACGTGGGATTAGGACACCGAAGAAGGAAATTGACCTGATTAAACGGAGATTAAGACGAGCGAAGGAAATGGAGAAAGAATGA
- a CDS encoding helix-turn-helix transcriptional regulator, translated as MMSNRIKVEEGSGNIFKDLGFSDEVAEKELLKAQLGTEIFRILEERKLTQVEAAKLLGVKRPEISRLKTAKLSDYSVERLMAFLNRLNRDIEIRIIPSEGKEGQQRVVAV; from the coding sequence ATGATGAGCAATAGAATTAAGGTTGAAGAAGGCAGCGGGAATATTTTCAAGGATTTGGGTTTTTCTGATGAGGTTGCGGAGAAAGAACTCCTAAAAGCACAGTTAGGAACAGAGATTTTCCGCATTCTGGAAGAACGTAAACTAACTCAGGTAGAGGCAGCGAAGCTACTTGGCGTTAAACGCCCTGAAATTTCTCGCCTTAAAACCGCTAAACTTTCTGACTACAGCGTTGAACGATTGATGGCGTTTCTTAATCGATTGAATCGAGATATTGAGATTCGCATTATTCCTTCAGAAGGTAAAGAAGGACAACAGCGGGTGGTTGCTGTTTAG
- a CDS encoding zinc metallopeptidase → MFWGFFDPLYFVFLAPGLALSLYATFRTKRTFSKYSQVGSRSGLTGAQAAQLMLNKHGISGVRIERAQGFLSDHYDPREKTLRLSEDVYSSQSLSAIGVACHEAGHAMQDAHGYAMLSLRSALVPATNFSSTFAYIVMIAGFFLQMAGLILIGVGLFTVGVVFSLVTLPVEWDASRRARIAIDEAGMLSPEESRHASKVLNAAFLTYVAAAVTSLLTLVYYLFRLGVLGGGDE, encoded by the coding sequence ATGTTTTGGGGTTTCTTTGACCCATTGTATTTCGTATTCCTCGCCCCAGGGCTCGCGTTGTCCCTATACGCAACGTTTCGCACAAAAAGAACTTTCTCAAAATATTCACAAGTCGGTTCACGGAGCGGGTTAACAGGAGCGCAAGCCGCCCAACTCATGCTGAATAAACACGGCATCAGCGGTGTGCGGATTGAACGCGCACAGGGTTTTTTAAGCGACCATTACGATCCACGCGAGAAAACATTGCGACTCTCCGAAGATGTCTATTCAAGCCAGTCGCTCTCCGCGATAGGAGTCGCCTGCCATGAAGCCGGACATGCCATGCAGGACGCACACGGTTATGCGATGCTAAGCTTGCGCAGTGCCCTCGTGCCTGCGACGAACTTCAGCTCAACCTTTGCCTATATCGTAATGATAGCAGGGTTCTTCCTCCAGATGGCTGGTTTGATACTCATAGGTGTTGGACTCTTTACAGTGGGTGTTGTTTTTTCTTTGGTCACGCTTCCCGTTGAATGGGACGCAAGCAGACGCGCCAGGATTGCAATAGATGAAGCCGGAATGCTTTCACCTGAAGAAAGTCGCCATGCCAGCAAAGTCCTAAATGCAGCGTTCTTGACCTACGTCGCTGCAGCAGTGACAAGTCTCCTAACACTCGTCTATTACCTGTTTCGGTTAGGGGTTTTAGGTGGCGGGGATGAGTAA
- a CDS encoding VOC family protein, which yields MSTTLVHIGVRTTDLEKSIRFWRDALGLRVFSTMNGCYDLTDGYHNFRVFQHGGPDRPKHVGGMLDYLHIGVRVPNLREAAARCEDLGFEITWEGLDGSKPYDPNSDDLPSVAFKVEDPDGIVVDITEQDDQWPGVDIASKS from the coding sequence ATGTCAACAACACTTGTACACATTGGTGTCCGCACGACGGACTTGGAAAAGAGCATCCGCTTCTGGCGCGATGCCCTCGGCTTGCGTGTCTTTTCAACGATGAACGGCTGCTACGATCTCACGGATGGTTACCATAACTTCCGTGTCTTTCAGCACGGCGGTCCTGACCGTCCGAAGCATGTCGGCGGTATGTTGGACTATCTACATATCGGAGTGCGTGTCCCGAATTTGCGAGAGGCGGCAGCGCGGTGTGAAGACCTCGGTTTTGAGATTACCTGGGAAGGTTTAGACGGCAGTAAACCTTACGATCCGAACTCGGACGATCTCCCTTCAGTCGCTTTCAAGGTGGAAGACCCAGACGGCATTGTCGTTGATATTACGGAGCAAGACGACCAGTGGCCAGGGGTCGATATTGCGAGCAAAAGTTGA
- a CDS encoding phytanoyl-CoA dioxygenase family protein: METDTLLETIKPHVTQLREEGWCVLENVIPTDVVDAVREEVETSETDYNEFSKDNGRWERNVISFMPKFAEHLANARLLTVIQQLLGPQVRISQTEYKIRPPHYELVRAYHSDFPYDLNQKWHIPQPFPSAVIGITTLWMLSDFTTENGGTWIVPKTHIDLRNPRGKADGIGDRNPLDGELQATGGAGSVLIMDSRIWHSNAENPSAGKRTAVVVRYAPWWLNLELFGVNTATIPGETFDKLPDDVKLLYEHRAENREPTVWV; encoded by the coding sequence ATGGAAACTGACACCCTATTAGAGACGATCAAACCTCACGTTACACAGTTACGGGAAGAAGGCTGGTGTGTCTTGGAGAACGTTATTCCCACCGATGTTGTTGACGCAGTCCGTGAAGAGGTCGAAACATCAGAGACTGATTATAACGAATTCAGCAAAGACAACGGCAGATGGGAACGCAATGTTATCAGTTTTATGCCGAAATTTGCCGAACATCTCGCGAATGCGCGGCTCCTCACTGTTATTCAACAGTTGTTGGGACCGCAAGTACGGATATCTCAAACGGAATACAAGATTCGTCCACCCCACTATGAATTGGTGCGTGCGTATCACTCCGATTTTCCTTATGATCTGAACCAGAAATGGCACATTCCACAACCGTTTCCGAGTGCTGTTATTGGCATTACAACGCTCTGGATGCTCTCGGATTTCACGACGGAAAACGGCGGCACATGGATTGTTCCGAAAACGCATATAGACCTTCGGAATCCGAGAGGCAAAGCAGACGGTATTGGCGACCGAAACCCTCTTGATGGTGAATTGCAAGCCACTGGTGGTGCGGGCAGTGTCCTTATTATGGATAGCCGGATTTGGCACTCTAACGCAGAAAATCCGAGCGCGGGTAAACGGACGGCTGTCGTTGTTAGATACGCACCGTGGTGGCTCAATTTGGAACTCTTCGGTGTGAACACGGCAACGATTCCGGGTGAGACATTCGATAAACTACCGGATGACGTTAAGCTTCTCTACGAACACCGCGCAGAAAACCGTGAACCGACTGTCTGGGTTTAA
- a CDS encoding SCP2 sterol-binding domain-containing protein — MAIFEAPDQLYSYISELFEEIATLPEAQAALKSLNLRVQFNYTQPDCTLTLTAANGEWTIARGIGEDTDPDIELTMTGDVAYKFWTGKLNVMGALMTREIGVIGSLGKVMRLEPLIKTAVRYNRERETGYDS; from the coding sequence ATGGCTATATTTGAAGCACCTGACCAGCTTTACAGTTACATCAGCGAACTCTTTGAAGAAATCGCCACGCTTCCAGAAGCACAAGCGGCACTCAAGTCGTTGAACCTGCGTGTTCAGTTCAACTACACCCAACCCGACTGTACACTGACGCTAACGGCAGCGAATGGCGAATGGACAATTGCTCGCGGTATCGGCGAAGATACTGACCCAGATATTGAACTCACGATGACAGGCGACGTTGCCTACAAATTTTGGACAGGTAAACTCAATGTCATGGGTGCGCTAATGACCCGTGAGATTGGCGTTATCGGTTCGCTTGGCAAAGTCATGCGACTCGAACCTCTCATTAAAACAGCAGTCCGTTATAACCGTGAACGAGAAACCGGTTACGATTCATAA
- a CDS encoding methylated-DNA--[protein]-cysteine S-methyltransferase encodes MNPLKTLPEQNDFVSRAIAYASPIGCIGIVAADRDHISHLFFTDGFPFDEPSHLRVQYPVLTRMEVLLDRYFAGQPFDTATLPVRVEGGTHFQNEVWDAIRQIPHGEVRSYRWIAEKIGNPKAVRAVGSAVGANAVSIFIPCHRVIRSDGTLGGYGGGIERKRQLLALEGYQKEFS; translated from the coding sequence ATGAATCCATTGAAAACACTTCCTGAACAGAATGACTTTGTTTCGCGGGCTATTGCCTACGCGTCTCCAATCGGATGTATCGGTATAGTTGCAGCGGATCGGGATCACATTTCGCATCTTTTCTTTACGGATGGCTTTCCATTCGATGAACCCTCCCACCTTCGAGTTCAGTATCCTGTGCTGACTCGTATGGAGGTGCTGCTTGACCGATATTTTGCGGGTCAACCGTTTGATACCGCCACGCTCCCGGTCCGAGTAGAGGGCGGCACTCACTTTCAGAACGAGGTCTGGGATGCTATCCGACAGATCCCTCATGGAGAGGTACGCAGCTACAGATGGATCGCCGAAAAGATAGGTAACCCCAAGGCTGTGAGGGCTGTCGGCAGTGCGGTCGGGGCAAATGCTGTTTCTATTTTTATACCGTGTCATCGGGTCATTAGAAGTGACGGGACATTGGGGGGCTACGGCGGTGGTATAGAACGGAAACGCCAATTGTTGGCACTTGAAGGTTATCAAAAGGAGTTTTCTTGA
- a CDS encoding aminotransferase class I/II-fold pyridoxal phosphate-dependent enzyme codes for MTSQKNFGKTTQAIHAGETSKDTAEKSGTPLLPPIYQNSTFRFATAAECAEAFRDEESGYVYTRWGNPTQEILEKKLAVLEAGEAALATASGMGAISVALLTALAEDGHVVAMENLYSATFQILNEDLRRFGVETTFVDATDPTQIEHAIRTDTKVLYLESPTNPLLKLVDLRKAAEIAKAHGVTSIIDNTFSTPCGQQPIPLGIDVVVHSMTKYLSGNGAVIAGAIVGEKTFITRAKEGALRNFGAAISPFNAWLTLHGIATLPLRYTRHCENAGRVAAFLEAHPAVAWVRYPGLPSHPQHELAKYQMDAFGGMITMELKGGHAAGESLVDRLQLCSLAVSLGDVRTLICHPASTTHSHVPAKIRHRTGITDGLVRISIGLEDIEDILADFEQALESCTS; via the coding sequence ATGACATCTCAGAAAAATTTCGGTAAAACAACCCAAGCCATCCATGCAGGTGAAACGTCGAAAGACACCGCCGAAAAAAGTGGAACCCCGTTGTTACCACCGATCTATCAAAACAGCACGTTCCGGTTCGCAACTGCCGCTGAATGTGCAGAGGCATTCCGAGATGAAGAAAGCGGTTACGTCTACACCCGTTGGGGCAATCCGACGCAGGAGATATTAGAAAAGAAACTCGCTGTCCTTGAGGCGGGTGAAGCCGCACTCGCAACAGCGTCCGGGATGGGGGCAATCAGCGTTGCCCTGCTTACTGCTTTGGCTGAGGATGGGCATGTGGTCGCTATGGAAAACCTCTATTCCGCTACGTTCCAAATCCTCAATGAAGACCTTCGACGGTTCGGGGTTGAAACAACATTTGTTGATGCCACAGACCCGACGCAAATTGAGCACGCCATCAGAACGGATACAAAGGTTCTCTATCTTGAAAGTCCGACAAATCCACTCTTAAAACTGGTTGACTTGCGGAAGGCTGCCGAGATCGCGAAAGCGCACGGCGTAACCTCAATTATTGACAATACATTTTCAACGCCGTGCGGACAGCAACCGATTCCACTCGGTATCGATGTCGTCGTTCATAGCATGACAAAGTATCTGAGCGGCAACGGGGCAGTTATCGCCGGTGCGATTGTCGGAGAAAAGACGTTCATTACGCGTGCTAAAGAAGGCGCGTTGCGCAACTTTGGAGCAGCTATCAGTCCGTTCAATGCCTGGCTAACGCTGCATGGCATCGCGACGCTACCGTTACGCTATACACGACACTGTGAAAATGCTGGACGCGTCGCGGCGTTCCTTGAGGCGCACCCTGCGGTGGCATGGGTCCGTTATCCCGGTCTGCCCAGCCACCCACAGCACGAACTCGCCAAGTATCAAATGGATGCCTTCGGTGGTATGATAACGATGGAACTAAAAGGTGGACACGCTGCTGGTGAAAGCCTTGTAGATCGACTTCAACTCTGCTCACTCGCAGTCAGTTTGGGAGACGTACGCACCCTCATTTGCCATCCTGCCTCAACAACGCATTCACATGTACCCGCGAAAATTAGACACCGCACCGGCATTACAGACGGCTTGGTCAGAATTTCTATTGGGCTGGAAGATATTGAGGATATCCTCGCAGACTTTGAGCAAGCCTTAGAGTCCTGTACCTCTTAG
- a CDS encoding tetratricopeptide repeat protein yields MKQFIIAEICIIVALAGGFWLGRVTNKSESYAHYYDNADKAWTEAQTLDNPPITLDEPDKNRLRKVRAAYREVFEKYPDSLWADDAIYQLASRIPRTDEEAFALFRRIINNYPDSELADDSMYAIAFASYQIAEELKRTGTLESLAAYYDRALTLYNQLITAYPGSELSEQAQFNTAMCYYGKGELNIALAQLDALREPFSDSPLLYQILYVTGEIYLKKQEYENARVEFTNVVDSGDPTLAPLASFGIAQTYLAEGKYEEAVAAYQTVIDLYPDSKAGQDAHFYRGWAYERLGKYDEAIAQLETAIDLYPRNENTANSQIYIGQIAYANQDMASAIEAYQKVADNSTYDYDNRRQAQYWVGKIYEDNGDTELAVEAYRKLLTEFSEPHKEGAHPSNSISETYIQNLRGTGL; encoded by the coding sequence ATGAAACAGTTCATAATCGCAGAAATTTGTATTATTGTCGCCCTTGCTGGCGGATTCTGGTTGGGACGCGTCACGAACAAGAGTGAAAGTTATGCCCACTATTATGACAACGCCGACAAAGCATGGACAGAAGCACAGACACTCGACAATCCTCCGATAACATTAGATGAGCCAGACAAAAACCGTTTGCGGAAAGTTCGCGCTGCCTATCGTGAAGTTTTTGAGAAATACCCGGACAGCCTCTGGGCAGATGATGCTATCTACCAACTCGCCTCCCGTATCCCACGTACAGATGAAGAGGCTTTTGCCCTCTTTCGTCGCATCATCAACAATTATCCGGATAGCGAGTTAGCGGACGATTCGATGTACGCGATTGCCTTTGCCTCTTACCAGATTGCGGAGGAGTTAAAACGGACAGGGACGCTGGAATCGCTCGCAGCATACTACGATCGCGCACTGACACTTTACAATCAATTAATCACGGCGTATCCGGGGAGTGAACTGTCGGAGCAGGCGCAGTTTAACACAGCGATGTGCTACTACGGTAAAGGTGAATTGAATATTGCGCTTGCACAGCTGGATGCGCTTCGTGAACCCTTTAGCGATAGTCCGCTCCTCTACCAGATTCTGTACGTTACTGGCGAAATTTATCTCAAGAAGCAAGAATACGAAAATGCACGCGTGGAATTCACAAACGTCGTTGATTCCGGTGATCCTACCTTGGCACCACTTGCGAGTTTCGGTATCGCGCAGACCTATCTCGCGGAAGGTAAATATGAGGAGGCGGTAGCAGCCTATCAAACGGTTATCGATTTGTACCCAGATTCAAAAGCTGGGCAAGATGCTCACTTCTATAGGGGATGGGCTTATGAAAGACTCGGCAAGTATGACGAAGCTATTGCCCAACTTGAAACAGCGATCGATTTGTATCCTCGCAACGAAAACACTGCGAACTCACAAATTTACATTGGGCAAATCGCCTACGCTAACCAAGATATGGCGAGTGCTATTGAGGCGTATCAAAAGGTCGCTGATAACAGTACATACGATTACGACAACCGCCGACAAGCGCAATATTGGGTTGGCAAAATCTACGAAGACAACGGCGATACGGAGTTAGCGGTCGAGGCATATCGGAAATTGCTCACCGAGTTTTCGGAACCGCATAAAGAAGGCGCACATCCTTCAAACAGTATCAGCGAAACGTATATTCAGAACCTAAGAGGTACAGGACTCTAA